A genome region from Struthio camelus isolate bStrCam1 chromosome 26, bStrCam1.hap1, whole genome shotgun sequence includes the following:
- the LOC104151018 gene encoding activated RNA polymerase II transcriptional coactivator p15-like isoform X2, whose amino-acid sequence MPKAKEVAGTSSSESGPEEEGQKRKKEMPSKPEKRPKGEPRPSKVTAKPPGHDSEEEGMFQIGKMRYVRVSCFKGKVLVDIREFYVDKDGGTKPGRKEINFLWRSYNYKLLP is encoded by the exons ATGCCGAAGGCCAAGGAGGTGGCGGGGACCAGCAGCTCGGAGAGCGGCCCCGAGGAGGAGGGCCAG aagagaaagaaggaaatgccTTCCAAACCAGAGAAAAGGCCGAAGGGAGAGCCTAGGCCTTCAAAGGTGACAGCAAAGCCTCCGGGGCACGACAGTGAAGAGGAGGGCATGTTCCAg ATCGGGAAGATGCGCTATGTCAGAGTGTCCTGCTTCAAGGGGAAGGTCCTTGTGGACATCAGGGAGTTCTACGTGGATAAGGATGGAGGCACCAAACCAGGGAGGAAAG AAATTAACTTCCTTTGGAGAAGTTACAACTACAAACTACTCCCTTAA
- the LOC104151018 gene encoding activated RNA polymerase II transcriptional coactivator p15-like isoform X1, producing MPKAKEVAGTSSSESGPEEEGQKRKKEMPSKPEKRPKGEPRPSKVTAKPPGHDSEEEGMFQIGKMRYVRVSCFKGKVLVDIREFYVDKDGGTKPGRKGIALSAEQWNQLKEIIPEIDAAVKKF from the exons ATGCCGAAGGCCAAGGAGGTGGCGGGGACCAGCAGCTCGGAGAGCGGCCCCGAGGAGGAGGGCCAG aagagaaagaaggaaatgccTTCCAAACCAGAGAAAAGGCCGAAGGGAGAGCCTAGGCCTTCAAAGGTGACAGCAAAGCCTCCGGGGCACGACAGTGAAGAGGAGGGCATGTTCCAg ATCGGGAAGATGCGCTATGTCAGAGTGTCCTGCTTCAAGGGGAAGGTCCTTGTGGACATCAGGGAGTTCTACGTGGATAAGGATGGAGGCACCAAACCAGGGAGGAAAG GGATTGCCCTGTCTGCAGAACAGTGGAACCAGCTGAAGGAGATCATTCCTGAGATCGATGCTGCAGTCAAGAAATTCTAA